A section of the Penaeus chinensis breed Huanghai No. 1 chromosome 17, ASM1920278v2, whole genome shotgun sequence genome encodes:
- the LOC125033907 gene encoding ankyrin-3-like isoform X2: MTPLHLASWGGHAEVIKVLLGGGAKGDARTKEGMTAVHLASMGGHVSSMEALTPTCDILSVTRERKSALHLAAEYGNLGAVEWLHRQGLDSSLKDHSGQTPLQYAKDEGHKKVVEFLKRHDQQTLNRRWEKQRSPEALAQGAGTRDEEAVRKPLDQRVNPERPGDLEGEKGSPDLHTAASVGHVNVMRDLLKAGAPNDTINEMGLQAVHCAAKGGHIEALKLLKESGCDLTTRTPQGATTLHCAAEGGHVAAVQWLLDHGSLSLDSLNNDGDTALDVARKNGQHTATAHLQEAKHQRDMKKLQDEMKEKEQENTRLAAELKMKKNSKRPNTKET, from the exons ATGACGCCGCTCCACTTGGCGTCCTGGGGCGGGCACGCAGAGGTCATCAAGGTCCTGCTTGGCGGAGGCGCAAAGGGTGATGCAAGGACCAAAGAAG GCATGACGGCGGTCCACCTGGCGAGTATGGGCGGCCACGTGTCCTCGATGGAGGCGCTGACGCCCACGTGTGACATCCTTTCAGTCACTCGCGAAAGGAAGTCGGCGCTCCACCTGGCGGCCGAGTACGGAAACTTGGGCGCTGTCGAATGGCTGCATCGACAAGGGCTTGACTCTTCTTTAAAGGATCATTCAGGCCAGACGCCTCTCCAGTACGCAAAGGACGAGGGGCACAAGAAGGTGGTGGAGTTCCTCAAACGCCATGATCAACAGACCCTCAACCGGCGTTGGGAAAAGCAACGTTCACCAGAAGCACTTGCACag GGAGCTGGGACTAGGGATGAGGAGGCAGTGAGGAAACCCCTCGACCAGAGAGTGAACCCTGAGAGACCAGGCGacttggaaggagagaaag GGAGCCCAGACTTGCACACCGCTGCTTCTGTGGGTCACGTGAATGTCATGCGGGACCTCCTGAAGGCGGGAGCTCCAAACGACACGATTAACGAAATGG GTCTTCAGGCTGTGCACTGTGCGGCGAAGGGCGGCCACATCGAGGCGCTGAAGCTCCTGAAGGAGAGTGGATGCGATTTAACGACCAGGACACCCCAAGGCGCCACGACCCTCCACTGCGCGGCCGAGGGCGGGCACGTGGCGGCGGTGCAGTGGCTTCTCGACCACGGCAGCCTCAGTCTCGATTCCCTCAACAACGACGGAGACACTGCCCTCGATGTGGCTCGAAAAAACGGCCAACATACCGCCACCGCCCATTTGCAAGAG GCCAAACACCAAAGAGACATGAAGAAGCTGCAAgatgagatgaaggagaaagaacaagagaatacAAGACTGGCTGCAGaactgaagatgaagaagaactcGAAAAG
- the LOC125034068 gene encoding protein naked cuticle homolog 1-like codes for MAAQTFSVYNRVSGSTEARLASKYLTFLIFQLLMVPQSEVMTQQMVYQISIANIAMEVSCDVSVAAGEAERQEFSFTLYDFDGGKCGVDIAGLVRTIYEAVGSSLSLPPSGSRTIRVKLTVAPEGRRGRGHPAPSPHSPPQPQQDAPGDTGKAEDGGDPCKAAPGRGHRRRKTRRRSTSLQRHELLQIIQANMEKNNLYYTPLHRRRDHLHHHDHHHSRRRRRHGCGCEHSGSPPDPAEVKARLLEPECPCRHTHFHNHTHGPSAAAPSTAGPCRRHNRSHSHDLSHDSPHVFRYHLLDKTFQPLPPSNTPDQPPSPPAPHHAHPGPPHHPHYHHPRHHHHHHRSRSFDAGDTHRSSPRGRSARSSRGQQQQASESPQLKQEQQPALSARLEHEGGGEVSPHHTKHRHREADHARAMAQVVAWLERGSLLDSPTSTASPDTGGSGGIGVGGGGACKEQLHHVHQHIHHHYHHYSEKQPPPLLI; via the exons atggctgctCAGACATTCTCA GTCTACAATCGTGTATCTGGTTCtacagaggcacggctggcttcgaaatacctaacCTTCTTGATATTTCAGCTCTTGATGGTCCCTCAGAGTGAAGTTATGACGCAACAAATGGTCTATCagatctccattgctaatattgccatG GAGGTGTCGTGTGACGTGAGCGTGGCGGCGGGCGAGGCAGAGCGACAGGAATTTTCGTTCACTCTCTATGACTTCGATGGTGGAAAGTGCGGTGTG GACATCGCCGGCCTGGTGCGCACCATCTACGAGGCGGTGGGGTCGTCGCTGTCGCTTCCGCCCAGCGGCTCCCGCACCATCAGGGTCAAGCTCACGGTGGCTCCGGAGGGTCGCCGGGGCCGCGGTCACCCCGCCCCCAGCCCCCACTCCCCCCCGCAGCCGCAGCAGGACGCGCCTGGAGACACCGGCAAGGCGGAGGACGGCGGCGACCCCTGCAAGGCCGCCCCGGGCCGCGGCCACCGCAGGCGGAAGACGCGGCGGCGCTCCACGTCCCTCCAGCGCCACGAACTGCTGCAGATCATCCAGGCCAACATGGAGAAGAATAACCTGTACTACACGCCGCTCCACCGCCGCCGCGACCATCtgcaccaccacgaccaccaccacagcCGGAGGCGCCGCAGGCACGGCTGCGGCTGCGAGCACTCGGGGTCGCCGCCGGACCCCGCCGAGGTCAAGGCGCGGCTGCTGGAGCCCGAGTGCCCCTGTCGCCACACGCACTTCCACAACCACACGCATGGCCCCTCCGCCGCCGCGCCCTCCACGGCGGGCCCCTGTCGACGGCACAACCGGTCGCACTCGCACGACCTCTCGCACGACTCGCCGCACGTGTTCCGCTACCACCTGCTCGACAAGACCTTCCAGCCGCTCCCGCCCTCCAACACGCCGGACCAGCCGCCCTCCCCGCCGGCGCCCCACCACGCCCACCCGGGCCCTCCCCACCACCCGCACTACCACCACCcacgacaccaccaccaccaccacaggtCCAGGTCGTTTGACGCGGGGGACACCCACAGGTCGTCGCCGCGGGGAAGGTCTGCCAGATCGAGTCGCGGGCAGCAGCAGCAGGCAAGTGAGAGCCCACAGCTGAAACAGGAGCAGCAGCCAGCTTTATCAGCGCGGCTGGAGCACGAGGGCGGGGGCGAGGTGTCCCCGCACCACACCAAGCACCGGCACAGGGAGGCGGACCACGCGAGGGCCATGGCGCAGGTGGTGGCCTGGCTGGAGAGAGGCTCGCTGCTCGACTCCCCCACGTCAACCGCGTCGCCAGacactggtggcagcggtgggatcggCGTCGGCGGCGGAGGCGCCTGCAAGGAGCAGCTGCACCACGTCCACCAGCAcatccaccaccactaccaccactactcaGAGAAGCAGCCTCCACCTCTGCTGATTTGA